The nucleotide window TGGCGCAATTATTCCTGAAAATTAATTACAAAAAATAAGCGATGAATATATCCTTTACAATAAATGATAAAAAGGTTTCTGTAGAAGTTTCTGATGAAAATACACCTCTTTTATGGGTAGTTAGAGATGTGTTAAACTTAAAAGGAACCAAATTTGGTTGTGGTAAAGCAGCTTGTGGTGCTTGTACTTTGCATGTAGATGATATTGCTGTACGTTCTTGTTCTTATGCTGTAAAATTTGCTGAAGGTAAAAATGTTACTACTATAGAAGGTTTAGGTGATGCAGAAAATCCACATCCAGTTCAACAGGCTTGGGTAGAAGAAGTAGTTCCTCAATGTGGTTATTGTCAACCAGGTTTTATGATGGCAACTGCTGCATTATTAAATGAAAATAGTAATCCTACAGATGAAGATATTGATAATAATATTATAAATATCTGTAGATGTGCTACCTATTATAGAATGAGAAAAGCTATTCATAGAGCTGCAGAATTAACTAGAGAAACCAAACTATAAGCCATGAGTAAAAAATTATCACGTAGAAAATTTTTAGTTAGAGGTGGTTTAGGTACACTTGGTGTTTTAGCTGTTGGTACTTACTTATTTCGAAACCCTATTAGAAGAGAAATTATTGGTTTTGCAGAATCATTTGTAGCTCCTTATTCTGGTTCAGGCACAGAAGCCAATTTATGGTTTGAAATTACTAAAGACAACACTATTGTATTACATTCTCCAAAGGTTGAAATGGGCCAAGGAACCTTTACAGGCTTTGCACAAATTGCGGCTGATGAATTAGATGTAGCTATAGATCAAATTCAAGTTATTGCTGCATCTTCAGCAAGCGGAATTATAGATAGTTTAGGAACAGGTGGTAGTTTATCTATTGCCTCTTTATGGACTACACTTCGTGAATTGGCTGCAACAACTCGTGAAATGGTAAAACTAGAAGCTTCTAAAAAATGGAATGTTTCTGTAGATAAATTAACAACTAAAAACGGAATAGTTTTTAATGGTGATGAGCAACTATCTTATGCAGAAATTGCTAAAGATGTTACTGACTGGGAAATACCAGATACTCCAAAGCTAAAACCTGTAAAATCGTATAAGTTAGTAGGTAAACCAATACCTAGAATAGATTTAAAAGCCAAGGTTTATGGAGAACCTGTTTTTGGTATGGATGCAGAAATGGATAACATGCTACATGCTGTGATTCTTAGACCAGAATACATTGGTGCTACTTTTAAAAGTGCCAACTTTAGCAAAGCAGAGCAAATGCCTGGAGTTGTAAAAGTTGTACAAATTGATGATTGGCTAGGTATTGTTGCAAAAACATATCCTGAAGCTTTGGCTGCAAAATTTGAAGTTGATGTAGAATGGAATGTCCCTAAAAAATGGACAGAAGAAGATATTAGAACCTTAATTTCTGTTGGCAGTGGAGATGAAATGATTGTTCAAAAAGAAGGTGATGTTCTAGAAACTGACGCAAAAGATACTTTAGAATTAGAATTTAAAAGTCCTATTGGTGCTCATGCACAACTAGAACCAAATGGAGCTGTTGCTTCTTATAAAGATGGAAAAGTAACCGTAATTTTATCTACTCAAGTTATAGGTATTACTCAAAATCAATTGTCTAAAGCACTAGATATTGATAAAAACAATATTAATATTATACCTACTTATTTAGGAGGTGGTTTTGGTCGAAGATTAAACACAAATCATGCAATTCAAGCAGTAAAATTATCAAAAGCAGTTGGGCAACCTGTAAAATATTTTTTTACAAGAAAAGAAGAATTTCAAAATGATATGTTTAGACCTCCAACACATCATATTATGAAAGGTAGGTTGAATGATAAAGGTCTAATAGAAAATTTAGAACATCATTTTGCTAGTGGTAATGTTGCCATAGATTCTTTGCTTTTACCAGATATTGCCAATAAAGTTTTGGGTGCCGATTTTGGTGCAATTCGTGGAGGAAGAATTCATTATAGTGACATAAAAAATGTAAGATCTATTCAATGGCATAAGACATTGCCTTTTGCTACAAGTTGGTGGAGAAGCTTAGGGCTATTAGCCAATACTTTTGCCATAGAAAGTTTTGTAGATGAACTAGCCTTGCAGGGCAATAAAAACCCAATTGAACTACGTTTAGCGCAAATAAAAGACAATGAAGAAGGTATTCGTTTAAAAAACGTAATTATAAAAGCACAAGAAGCATCTAATTATTCTAATGCTATTTCTAATGGAAGAGCAATGGGTTTTGCCTGTTCTACAGATACAGGAACACCTTGTGCACAGGTGGTTGAAGTATCAATAGTAGAAAAAGAAATTAAAGTTCATAAAGTAACTTGTGTTATGGATTGTGGAATTGCTGTAAATCCAGATCAAGTAAGAGCACAATGTGAAGGTGCAATGATTATGGCAATGAGTGCAGCCATGCACGAAAAAATGTATATTGAAGATGGGCAATTACAACCAACCATCTTTGGTCCTTATGAAATGGCAATGATTAAACATGCTCCTAAAGAAATTAACGTGCATTTAATACAAGGTATAGATAAACCAGGACCTGTAGGAGAACCACCTTTAGGGCCTATTGCAGCAGCAATTGGGAATGCAGTTAGAAGATTAACAGGAGAAAGATTAACAGAAATGCCACTAAAACTCTCTTAACATTGATTCACGAACTTAAAGAAATAATACATCAAGTAGCCATCAATCAGAAAAAAGGATTGAAAAATGTGTTGGCGTCTGTTGTTCATTTAGAAGGTTCATCTTACAGAAAACCTGGTGTAAGAATGTTAATTTCTGAAGATTTAACTTCTGTAGGCGCAGTTTCTGGAGGATGTGTAGAGAAAGAAATTATACAAAGAGCAAAAACTGTATTTAGAGATAACAAGCCAAAGATTATTACTTACGATGGTAGATACAGATTAGGTTGTGAGGGCATTTTATATATTTTGATAGAACCAATAACTATCACAGAAGAGTTTTTAAACGCCTTTTCAACAGCCTATTCTAAAAGAGAATCGCTAAAAATTGAAAGTAATTTTAAATTAGAAGACGAATGTTTTGGTGATTTTGGATCGATGATAACTTTCGAAAATCAAAAACAGTTTTCATTTATAGAATCTTTTATACCTGAAGAAAACACACAGCTTTTCTCTCAAATTTTACAACCTGCTTTTAAATTGATAATTATTGGTGGAGAGCATGATGCTGTTCAGTTATGTAAAATTGCTGCGAATCTTGGTTGGGAAATAGAAGTGATAACATCTGCAAAAGACAGTAAACAATTGTCTGATTTTCCTGGAGCAAGCAAGGTTTTGGGTGAAAGTCCAGAAACTTTCGAATTTAAGGATATTAAAGAAAATTGTGCCATTGTTTTAATGAATCATAGTTACGTACAAGACTTAAAATATTTAGTTAAATTATCTGAAGAAAACTGTTCTAATTATATAGGTATTTTGGGTGCTCCAAAAAGAAGAGAGCGTTTATTTAATGAACTTTTTGAGTTTGCTCCTGAAACTACAGAAGCATTTTTAGAAACCATTTATACACCTGCAGGTTTACATATTGGTGCAAAAACACCTCAAGAAATTGCTATTTCTATTATTGCTGAAATTTTAGCAGTTACCAGAAATAAAGAACCCTTTTCACTAAGAAATATTACAGGTAAAATTCACAGTAATTAAATTTATGAGTATTGCTATTTTAGTATTGGCTGCTGGTAAATCCACTCGTATGCAAAGCATTAAACAACTTGAAAAAGTTGGCAACAAAACACTTTTAAATATAACTTTAGAGAAAGCAAATCAACTACAAAAAAGCAACATCTATTGTGTTTTAGGTGCAAACGCAAGTCTTATTAAAAAATCGATTGTATTCCATAATATTCAAACTATTTCTAATGATAAGTATACTAAGGGACTAAGTACAAGCATTATTGCAGGTCTTAAATACTTTGAAGAACATGACTTAAATTTTGATGCTGTTTTTATTCTTTTGGCAGATCAACCAGCTATTGATGAAGAATACCTATCATCAATGAAAAATCTACATTTGAATAACCCTTCTAAAATAATTGCAACCCAATATAAAGCGCACTTTGGTGTACCTGTAATTATACCTAAAACCTATTTTAAATCGCTTTTAACTATTAATGGTGATAAAGGTGCTAAAAGTTTTATTAACGAACATAAAACTGAAGTTTTATCATCAAATTTGCAAACCAACAACATAGATATTGACACTCAAGAAGAATTAAAACTTTATAGAAAGTCAATTTTAAAATAGTTAATTTTACCAATATGAAATTAGTAAAATATAGTGCCTTACTTAGTATTATAATTTTTATTGCTGCTTGCGCTTCGATAGATATGCAAGTTACAGAAGGCCAGGTATTTAGTCCAAAGAAAAACAGCAAGGTTCTGCACTCTTTTTACTTAATTGGAGATGCAGGAAATTCAGAACTTTACAAGCGAGACTCTGCACTTTCTTACTTAAGTCAAGAAATACTAAATGCCAAAGAAAACTCAACATTAATTTTTTTAGGAGACAATGTATATCCAAAAGGTATACCAGAAGAAGGTAGCAAAGGTTATGAATTAGCTAAACATCGTTTAAACGTACAGACAGATATTGGTAAAAATTTTCCAGGAAAAACCTTATTCATTCCAGGAAATCACGATTGGTATAGTGGTTTAAAAGGTTTACGAAGACAAGAAAAATTGATTGATGATGCTTTGGGTAAAAATACTTTTCAGCCAGAGAAAGGCTGTCCTTTAGAGAAAATTGAGGTAAATGACGAAATTAATATTATTGCAGTAGACACCCATTGGTATGTTACAAACTGGGATAAACACCCAGGTATAAATGATGATTGTGAAATAAAAACCCGAGAAAAGTTTTTTGAAGAATTAGAGGGTTTAATTAAAAAATCTCAAGGCAAAACAACATTATTAGCTTTGCATCATCCTATGTTTACTAATGGTCCTCATGGAGGTTACTATTCTTTTAAAAGCCATATGCAACCTGCTCCAATTTTAGGTACTGCAAAAAACATACTTCGTAAAACAACTGGTTTAACCAATACAGACCAGCAAAATGACAAATACAATACGCTTAGAAAACGAATTATAAGTTTAGCGCAACAAAATGAAAAAATCATTTTCGTTTCTGGTCATGAACATAGTATACAATACATTGTACAAGACAATATTCCACAAATTGTAAGTGGTTCTGGCTCTAAATTAACTGCTACAAAAAATGTAAATGGAGGTAAATTTTCTTACGGAACTCAAGGTTTTGCAAGATTAGATGTTTATGAAGATGGGGCATCTACAGTGCATTTTTACACAGCCAAAGAACGTAGAATAGTTTATGAGGCTAATGTGTTTGAAAAAGATAGTATTATGGAATACAAAGATTTTCCTGATGCTAATTTAACCGAAAAAGAAGCTTCTGTTTATACAGGAAAAGAAGTTAAAAAGAGTAATGTTTACAATTTGCTTTGGGGAAAAAGGTATCGTAAGTATTTTGGAGAAAAAATAGTTGCACCAACTGTGAAAATAGATACTTTATATGGGGGTTTAACTCCTATAAGAAGAGGTGGAGGTCATCAGTCTAAATCCTTACGACTAGAAGATAAAAAGGGTAGAGAATATGTAATGAGAGCTTTGCGTAAAAATGCAGTTCAATACTTACAAGCAGTTGCTTTTAAAGATCAGTATGTAGAAGGCCAATTTGATAAAACCTACACAGAAAGCTTGCTTTTAGATGTTTTTACAGGCTCACATCCTTACGCACCTTTTACCATTGGTGAATTGGCTGATGCTATTGATGTATATCACTCAAATCCTATTTTATATTATGTACCAAAACAGAAAGGTTTAGGAGAGTTTAATGCAGATTATGGAGATGAACTTTACATGATAGAAGAACGAACTGCAGATGGTCATGGAGATAAAAAAAGCTTTGGTTATGCAGATGAAATTATTAGTACAGATGATCTTCGAAAAAACTTAAAAAAGGATGAGAAATACGTTCTAGATGAAGAAGCCTACATAAGAGCACGTTTGTTTGATATGCTAATTGGAGATTGGGACAGACATCAAGATCAATGGAGATGGGCTGAGTTCGAAGAGGATGATAAAATTGTTTACAGACCAGTTCCTAGAGATAGAGATCAAGCATTTTCTGTGTTTAGTGATGGTATTTTATTAAACATTTTTACACGTTTAATTCCAGATCTACGTGGAATGCGTTCGTATCAAGAAGATATAGAAAAACCAAGATGGTTTAATTTATCTGGTTACCCAATAGATATGACCTTAATACATAAGTCAGATAAAAAAGTTTGGGATGCACAAGTGGCTATTATTCAATCTCAAATTACAGATGAAGTTATAGAAAGCGCATTTTCGAAATTTCCTAAAGAAGTAAATGATAAAACAATAGAAGATATCAAGCAGAAATTAATTGGTAGAAGAAAGAATCTGCAAGATATTTCTAATACCTACTTTAAATATTTAAATAAATTTCAAGTTATAAAAGGTACCAATAAAGATGATTATTTCGAAATTGAAAGATTTGTAAATGGTGATACAAAAATTACAGCCTACAGAATTAAAGATGGTAAAAAAGCAGATATTATTCATCAAAGAAGGTATAAATTTGGGACCACTAATGAAATTTGGATCTATGGTTTAGATGATGATGATGTATTTACAGTAAATGGTGCCAATGGTAATAAAGTAATTCGTTTGAAAATTATTGGTGGTTTAAATAACGACACTTACGAAATCAACAAGAAAGAAAAGGTAAAAGTGTACGACCAAAAATCGAAAAAGAATACGTTTGTAACTGGTAATATTCATAAGAAAATTACAGATGATTATGATACAAATACCTACGATTATAAAAAACTAAAAAGTCAGAAAAACTCAATTTCACCAGCAATTGGTTACAATCCAGATGATGGTGTAAAACTAGGTGTAAAAAACACATTCTTGGTAAATTCATTCGAAAGAAATCCATTTACTAGAAGATATACAATTTCTGCCTTTTACTATTTTGCTACACAAGGATTTGAACTGAATTATAACAGTGAATATGCCAATATTTTAGAAAAATGGAACTTAGGTTTCGAAGCACAATATACAGGCCCTAATTATGCATTAAACTTTTTTGGTTTTGGTAACAATTCAGAGAATTTAGAGGCAGATGATCTGGAAGACAGAGATTTTAACAGAGTTAAAATATCACAAATTAAGGCAGGTTCTTTTGTAAAATGGATTGGTGATTTGGGTGATGAACTTAAAATAGGGGCAAAATTTCAAAGTTATAATGTAGATAGAACAGAGGGTAGATATTTAGAAACACAATATGCTGCAGATAATCGTATTTTTAATAGAGAGAATTTTATCAATTTAGAAACAAGCTATAGTTACAAACATGCAGATAACCCTGCTTTCCCAACTCTAGCTATGGACTTCTTTGTAAAGTTAGGTTACACAGGAAATTTAAGTGGTAATAATAACTTTTCTTACGCAAGTTCAGCTTTAGGAATTACCCACAAACTAATTCCTAGTGGAAAATTAGTGTTCGCTTCTAAAGTGCATGGAGAATTTATATTTGGAGACGATTTTGAGTTTTATCAAGCCGCAAATATTGGTGGTAATAATGGATTAAGAAGTTATAGAAACCAACGTTTTACTGGTAAGAATGCCTTTTATCATTCTTCTGATGTTAGATGGAATTTAAGAAATGTAAAAACCAACTTAGTACCAATGAACATTGGCCTTTTTGCTGGTTTTGATTATGGTAAAGTTTGGGGAGCTCCAGACATATTTACAACTAATCCTCAGTTTTATTCAAGTAAACCAAACACATCATTTGGGGGTGGTTTCTTCTTTAACGCTGCAGATATATTTGCAGGAAATATATCTGCATTTACTGGTGCAGATGGTTTAAGAATTATGTTTAATGTAGGTTTTGATTTATAGATAAGATGAGTGTAAACGCATTACTTTTTGGAAGTTTCTTCGGATTTTTAGCTATTATTTTGGGTGCATTTGGAGCACATTTATTAAAGAAAAAACTCTCTCAAGACCAATTACAAAGTTTTGAAACAGGAGTCAAATACCAAATGTATCATGCAATTGTTTTGCTTCTTTTAGGTTTTAATTTAAATGACACACTGTCTATTGACAATTATATTGTGAATGCTTTTATTGTTGGAATAGTACTTTTTTCTTTCTCTATTTATGGTTTAGTACTATCTACATATAAAGAGAGAAAACTAAAGTTTTTAGGACCAATAACTCCTTTAGGTGGTTTGTTTTTAGCTGCAGGTTGGTTGTTATTATTTTATAAATTTATTCTATTTCTTTAAGATATATTCATAAATATTACCTCCTTCTCCACCTGTTCTTTCATCAGTTATTAAGAGTGTATTGTTGTCTTTAAAACAAATACCTTCTTTTTGAGATTGATGTTCTAATGGAATTTTTTGTACTGTTCCACTCAAAAAATTATCTCCAAGAAAATTGGTAAAGATTAAGATATTTTTTTGCGATAATAGCACTACTTTTTTTCCATCTGCAGAAATATCTGCAGAGGTAATCCAAGAAGAAACCTTGTTTCCATTATCATATTCACCAATTAGTTTTGCTGTATGTTTACCTTTTACAGCAGGCACTTTGTACAAAGATGTTTTACCATACTTCTTCTTTACTCTACTTTTTGTAAAAATGTAAAAGTGATTGTTGAACCAAAAAAAAGACTCTGCATCAAAAAATCGATCTTTCTTTTTAGGTGGAAATTTCTTTTGGTCTTCATACTCAAACTCAATTTCTTCTATTTTAGCATCCTCTTTATCTAAATCTTCCTTTTTAATTTTAAGAATTTTAAGCTTTTTACGTTTGCTATAATTATTACCAAAATCACCTATGTAAAGATTACCAAATTCATCAGATGTTAAATCTTCCCAATCTTTATTTTTGGCATCAATATCTAACTCATGTTGTACTTTTCCTGTTGATGAAATTCTGTAAACATTAGAAGAATTTCCACCATCTTCTAAAATCCAAATGGCCTTTGTGCTTTGAATATATTCATTACCAGAAACCTCTTTTAAAGAATTAGGTAAGTCTCCTAACATTTTTAATTGACCAAAATTTTGACAACTAAAAAATACAAGTAAGCAATTAAATATAAATACTTTTTTCATAGGATTGTAATTGAAATAAAACTGAAAATGAAGTTTAGTTTTTAAAAGTTTGAGATTTACCAACCACCAGAAGCTCCTCCTCCACCAAAAGAACCACCTCCAAAGCCACCACCAAAACCACCTCCACCAAAAGAGCCTCCTCCTGATGAACGTCCTCCAAAACCACCACCAAAGCTTCCTCCACCTCTACCTGCGTTGCTTAAAATAATAGTTTCGAAAATTGTGTCTGCTAAAGAACCACGTCTAAAACGTCTTCCTCCTCCTTTATTATTTTTATTTCCTCTAGAAATAATAATGAAGAATACAATAATAATTAAGACAAAAAATATAATTCCAGGGTCAAAACCTTTATCGTCTTGTATTCTAGTACCTTTAAATTCGCCTTGTAATGTTCTAAAAATGTAGTCTGATCCTTTATCTAAACCATCATAAAAATCTCCCTTTTTAAACTCTGGAATAATAACTCTTTCTATGATTCTTTTCGATTGAAAATCGGTTAGTAAATACTCAACGCCTTTACCAACTTGAATAGCAATTTTACGATCGTTCTTTGCTAATAAAATTAAAACGCCATTGTCTTTATCTGCATCTCCTATACCCCAATCTTCGCCCCAATTTGCGGCCAAATAATTAATATTTTCACCTTCTGTAGAGTTAATAATTGCTACAACAATTTGGGTTGATGTGGTATCTGAATAACGAACTAATTTGTTTTCTAAATTAGACTTTTGACCTTTAGATAATAAGTTTACATAATCGTAAACACTTGTTTGAAATTTTGGTTTTTCTGGAATTTGAAATCCTTGAGAAAAGACATTAATAGAAAATACTAGCGCAACAAATAACAACCACTTTTTACCTAAAATTGTTGAATGAAAACTACCTCTTAAAAACTGCTTCGTGATTATCATCCTTTAGAAATCTCATTAGAAAGTTCGTTCTCATCATCAATTTGCCAAGGAAAATGGTGTTTCAACTCTTCACCAGCTTTTAAAATACCCTCTACCAAACCTTGTTTAAAATTACTGTTTTTAAAGTGGTTTTGCATTATGTCTTTTGTTGAATTCCAAAAATCATTGGGTACAACATTGTTTATACCTTTATCACCATAAATTACAAACTTTTTGTCTTTTACAGCAACATAAATTAAGACAGCATTTTCGTCTTTAGTGTTATTCATTTTTAACATATGAAACACTTCTAAAGTTCTATCAAAATGATCTTTAGTTGATGTAGCTTCCATATGAACACGAATTTCACCTGAAGTATTTGATTCTGCAGTTCTAATTGCTGCAATAATTTCTTGCTCTTCTTCTTTGGTTAAAAATGCTTCTACTTTAGACATTTATGCTGCTTTCTTGTTAAAATCGAAATTTACGTCTGGTGCATTTTCTGAACCTGGATTTGCTTTATATCTATCCATTTCTTCAAAATTAAACATACCTGCTAAAACTGAGTTTGGGAATATTTTAATGTGCTTGTTGTACTTATTTACACCTTCGTTAAAACGATCTCTAGCTACATTTATTCTATTTTCTGTTCCTTCTAACTGACTTTGTAATTCTAAGAAATTTGCATTTGCTTTTAAGTCTGGATAACGTTCTACACTTACTAAAAGTTTAGATAAAGCACCACTTAAACCAGCTTGCGCTTGTTGAAACTGGGCCATATTTTCTGCAGTTAAACTACCTGCATCAATGGTTGTAGAGGTTGCCTTTGCTCTTGCATTAATAACTTCTGTTAAGGTACTTTTTTCAAAATCTGCAGCTCCTTGCACAGTTTTTACCAAATTACCAATTAAATCGTTTCTTCTTTGGTAAGCACTTTCTACATTAGACCAAGTAGTTTTTGCATCCTCTTGTAATACAACAGCTTCATTATTAAAGCCTTTTGCCCAACTATAAATAGCGAAAGCTATTACTCCTATTATTATAACTGGAATTAACCATTTTTTCATAATTTCTAATTTTTATTTATTTGATTGATACTTTACTTACACAAACTTACTAAATATAATCGTTAATTTTAAAGTGATGTTCCTCCATCTAAAGTAATGGTTTGCCCAGTAATAAACTTGGTATTATCTGAAGCCAGCCAAACAACTGCATCTGCAATTTCTTCAGCCTTTCCATAACGTTTCATTGGTATTACGCTTTTTAAAATATTATCCATTTCTGGTTTTGCATTAATTAATTGTGTTAATAATGCAGATTCTGTATAACCAGGGCAAACTGCATTAATTCTAATATTTTTTGTTGCATACTCCATAGCTGCAGACTTTGTCATCCCAACAACAGCAAATTTACTTGCACTATAACTTATATTATTGGGTGATGCTTTTAAACCAGCCAATGAAGCAATGTTTACAATATTACCAAAACCCTGCTCCAAAAATTGTTGCAATGCCAACTTCATCCCATAAAAAACTCCTGTTTGATTAACAGCAATCACTGCATTCCAATCTTTAATTAGAGATTCATGTGTTCTTAATAAATGAGGCCCAATACCTGCATTATTTACCAAAACATCTAACTGTCCATATTCAGTAACAGTTTTATGAATTAAGTTTTCTACTTCATCAAAAACAGCAACATTTGCTTTTATAGGTAGTGCTTTTCCATTATTTGTTACAATTTCTTGTACAACTTTTTCAGCACTTTGTAAATTAATGTCAGATACCACTACTGTTGCCCCATGTTTTGCGAAATGAAGTGCTGTTGCTTTACCAATTCCAGAACCTGCTCCTGTAACAATTACTATTTTATTTTTTACCTCCATTAATCTATAGATTTAGTTTTAATTGACTTTAGTGCTAGTTTGCAACATAATTCTGCTGCCTTATTTAAATTTGCAAAACGAGGATCTGTAGTCCATCCTTTAGAGAATCTAAAATAAATTTGTTGTGCTATTACTGCTATTTTGAATAAACCAAAAACGTAATAAAACACCAAGTTATCTGTTGTTCTTCCTGACTTTTCTAAATACATCTGAGCAATTTCACTTCTCTTTGGGTTTCCTTCAAATATAGTAGGTGAAGGGATACCTTGTTTTACAAAATCATGATCTGTGGCTACTGTCCAATAACCTAAAGAGGTTCCTAAATCCATTAAGGGATCTCCTAAAGTAGCCATTTCCCAATCTAAAACTGCGCTCACTTCTTGCCAAGTGTCATCTTTAAAAACGACATTATCGTACTTAAAGTCATTATGAATTAAGCAATGATTGTATTTTTTAGGTTGATTTTCCTGCATCCAATTCATGACTAAATTTGCTTCTGGAAATTCCTCTGTTTTTGCTTTTAGATATTGCTTTCCCCAATTGCTAACTTGTCTTTCTACATATCCATCAGGTTTCCCTAAATCAGACAATCCAATAGAAGTATAATCTACATTATGCAACTCTACTAACGTGTCTAACCAAGAATTTGCAATTTTTTTATAATCATCAATTGAAATACTTCTAGATTTTGCTGCTGCATAGTTTAGAATAACTCCTTCCATTTTTTGCATGATGTAGAAATCACTACCCAAAACAGATGCATCATTAGAAAAACCATGCATTTTAGGAACTTTGGAAAAAGTTTTTGCTAAAGCACTTTGTACTTTAAATTCACGACTCATGTCATGACCTCTTTTGATAGCACCTTTAGGTGGTTTTCTAAGAACAAATTCTTTGTTTTCTATCTTTAATAAATAGGTTAAATTAGAATAGCCCTGTGTAAATTGTTCAACTTGTAAATCGCTCTCTAAAGAGTTAATTAAGTTGATTTCTTTTAGATATTTTTTCAGAGGAATTTCAGGTAATTCCTCTCCTTTTCTAACTTTTTGATTGCTCATTATTGACTTCCGTATTTTTTGATGCAACTTTTCCCTAATTGATACATATGCACCTCATCTGGGCCATCTGCCAAACGTAACATTCTTGCAATTGCAAAATAATGCGCTAAATAAGTATCTGGGCCAACCCCTT belongs to Polaribacter dokdonensis and includes:
- a CDS encoding nucleotidyltransferase family protein, yielding MSIAILVLAAGKSTRMQSIKQLEKVGNKTLLNITLEKANQLQKSNIYCVLGANASLIKKSIVFHNIQTISNDKYTKGLSTSIIAGLKYFEEHDLNFDAVFILLADQPAIDEEYLSSMKNLHLNNPSKIIATQYKAHFGVPVIIPKTYFKSLLTINGDKGAKSFINEHKTEVLSSNLQTNNIDIDTQEELKLYRKSILK
- a CDS encoding metallophosphoesterase, producing MKLVKYSALLSIIIFIAACASIDMQVTEGQVFSPKKNSKVLHSFYLIGDAGNSELYKRDSALSYLSQEILNAKENSTLIFLGDNVYPKGIPEEGSKGYELAKHRLNVQTDIGKNFPGKTLFIPGNHDWYSGLKGLRRQEKLIDDALGKNTFQPEKGCPLEKIEVNDEINIIAVDTHWYVTNWDKHPGINDDCEIKTREKFFEELEGLIKKSQGKTTLLALHHPMFTNGPHGGYYSFKSHMQPAPILGTAKNILRKTTGLTNTDQQNDKYNTLRKRIISLAQQNEKIIFVSGHEHSIQYIVQDNIPQIVSGSGSKLTATKNVNGGKFSYGTQGFARLDVYEDGASTVHFYTAKERRIVYEANVFEKDSIMEYKDFPDANLTEKEASVYTGKEVKKSNVYNLLWGKRYRKYFGEKIVAPTVKIDTLYGGLTPIRRGGGHQSKSLRLEDKKGREYVMRALRKNAVQYLQAVAFKDQYVEGQFDKTYTESLLLDVFTGSHPYAPFTIGELADAIDVYHSNPILYYVPKQKGLGEFNADYGDELYMIEERTADGHGDKKSFGYADEIISTDDLRKNLKKDEKYVLDEEAYIRARLFDMLIGDWDRHQDQWRWAEFEEDDKIVYRPVPRDRDQAFSVFSDGILLNIFTRLIPDLRGMRSYQEDIEKPRWFNLSGYPIDMTLIHKSDKKVWDAQVAIIQSQITDEVIESAFSKFPKEVNDKTIEDIKQKLIGRRKNLQDISNTYFKYLNKFQVIKGTNKDDYFEIERFVNGDTKITAYRIKDGKKADIIHQRRYKFGTTNEIWIYGLDDDDVFTVNGANGNKVIRLKIIGGLNNDTYEINKKEKVKVYDQKSKKNTFVTGNIHKKITDDYDTNTYDYKKLKSQKNSISPAIGYNPDDGVKLGVKNTFLVNSFERNPFTRRYTISAFYYFATQGFELNYNSEYANILEKWNLGFEAQYTGPNYALNFFGFGNNSENLEADDLEDRDFNRVKISQIKAGSFVKWIGDLGDELKIGAKFQSYNVDRTEGRYLETQYAADNRIFNRENFINLETSYSYKHADNPAFPTLAMDFFVKLGYTGNLSGNNNFSYASSALGITHKLIPSGKLVFASKVHGEFIFGDDFEFYQAANIGGNNGLRSYRNQRFTGKNAFYHSSDVRWNLRNVKTNLVPMNIGLFAGFDYGKVWGAPDIFTTNPQFYSSKPNTSFGGGFFFNAADIFAGNISAFTGADGLRIMFNVGFDL
- a CDS encoding (2Fe-2S)-binding protein, with the translated sequence MNISFTINDKKVSVEVSDENTPLLWVVRDVLNLKGTKFGCGKAACGACTLHVDDIAVRSCSYAVKFAEGKNVTTIEGLGDAENPHPVQQAWVEEVVPQCGYCQPGFMMATAALLNENSNPTDEDIDNNIINICRCATYYRMRKAIHRAAELTRETKL
- a CDS encoding xanthine dehydrogenase family protein molybdopterin-binding subunit, which encodes MSKKLSRRKFLVRGGLGTLGVLAVGTYLFRNPIRREIIGFAESFVAPYSGSGTEANLWFEITKDNTIVLHSPKVEMGQGTFTGFAQIAADELDVAIDQIQVIAASSASGIIDSLGTGGSLSIASLWTTLRELAATTREMVKLEASKKWNVSVDKLTTKNGIVFNGDEQLSYAEIAKDVTDWEIPDTPKLKPVKSYKLVGKPIPRIDLKAKVYGEPVFGMDAEMDNMLHAVILRPEYIGATFKSANFSKAEQMPGVVKVVQIDDWLGIVAKTYPEALAAKFEVDVEWNVPKKWTEEDIRTLISVGSGDEMIVQKEGDVLETDAKDTLELEFKSPIGAHAQLEPNGAVASYKDGKVTVILSTQVIGITQNQLSKALDIDKNNINIIPTYLGGGFGRRLNTNHAIQAVKLSKAVGQPVKYFFTRKEEFQNDMFRPPTHHIMKGRLNDKGLIENLEHHFASGNVAIDSLLLPDIANKVLGADFGAIRGGRIHYSDIKNVRSIQWHKTLPFATSWWRSLGLLANTFAIESFVDELALQGNKNPIELRLAQIKDNEEGIRLKNVIIKAQEASNYSNAISNGRAMGFACSTDTGTPCAQVVEVSIVEKEIKVHKVTCVMDCGIAVNPDQVRAQCEGAMIMAMSAAMHEKMYIEDGQLQPTIFGPYEMAMIKHAPKEINVHLIQGIDKPGPVGEPPLGPIAAAIGNAVRRLTGERLTEMPLKLS
- a CDS encoding XdhC family protein, whose translation is MIHELKEIIHQVAINQKKGLKNVLASVVHLEGSSYRKPGVRMLISEDLTSVGAVSGGCVEKEIIQRAKTVFRDNKPKIITYDGRYRLGCEGILYILIEPITITEEFLNAFSTAYSKRESLKIESNFKLEDECFGDFGSMITFENQKQFSFIESFIPEENTQLFSQILQPAFKLIIIGGEHDAVQLCKIAANLGWEIEVITSAKDSKQLSDFPGASKVLGESPETFEFKDIKENCAIVLMNHSYVQDLKYLVKLSEENCSNYIGILGAPKRRERLFNELFEFAPETTEAFLETIYTPAGLHIGAKTPQEIAISIIAEILAVTRNKEPFSLRNITGKIHSN